The proteins below are encoded in one region of Methylophilales bacterium:
- the folP gene encoding dihydropteroate synthase, producing MNKISQLLKSNTRPLIMGVLNLTPDSFSDGGKYNEIDLALKRVEYMIESGADIIDIGAESSRPGAEIISVDDERERLEPTLKEIKKVFDVPISIDTYKPEIMKLTIDYGIDMINDIYALQKSGTIEVISNSNVLVCLMHMQNSPKNMQNSPHYKNIILEVESFFKDRTAVLNKAGIKNERIMLDPGFGFGKAFEHNIDLFKKINQFTKLSFPLLVGVSRKSMVKKMVGNIENDIIQASVLLACLAAQNGAKILRVHDVKETFNAISVLQAV from the coding sequence ATGAATAAAATCTCGCAACTTCTTAAATCAAATACAAGACCACTGATTATGGGGGTGTTAAATTTAACTCCTGACTCCTTTTCTGATGGAGGAAAATATAATGAGATAGATCTAGCTTTGAAACGTGTTGAATATATGATTGAATCTGGCGCAGATATTATTGATATCGGGGCAGAGTCCTCACGCCCAGGTGCTGAAATTATTTCTGTTGATGATGAGAGAGAAAGATTAGAGCCCACTTTAAAAGAAATTAAAAAAGTTTTTGATGTCCCAATTTCAATTGATACTTATAAACCAGAAATTATGAAGCTCACAATTGATTATGGTATTGATATGATTAATGATATCTATGCTTTACAAAAATCTGGAACAATTGAAGTTATATCAAATTCAAATGTTCTTGTGTGTTTGATGCACATGCAAAATTCTCCAAAAAATATGCAAAACTCACCTCATTATAAAAATATAATATTAGAGGTTGAGTCATTCTTTAAAGATCGTACGGCTGTGCTTAATAAGGCAGGTATTAAAAACGAAAGAATAATGCTTGACCCTGGCTTTGGTTTTGGAAAAGCCTTTGAGCATAATATTGATTTATTTAAAAAAATTAATCAATTTACAAAATTATCTTTTCCACTTTTAGTTGGTGTTTCAAGAAAATCGATGGTAAAAAAAATGGTAGGTAATATAGAAAATGATATCATTCAAGCAAGTGTATTACTTGCTTGTTTGGCAGCTCAAAATGGTGCTAAAATTTTGCGCGTCCATGACGTAAAAGAAACATTTAATGCTATATCTGTTCTTCAAGCTGTATAA
- the glmM gene encoding phosphoglucosamine mutase, whose product MKKKYFGTDGIRGKVGNSPITAEFFVKLGYAAGIVLSRINKRSKKPTVIIGKDTRISGYMLESALEAGFSSAGVNVLLTGPIPTPAIAYLTRSGTADFGVVISASHNPYDDNGVKFFSSKGLKLSDEIECEIESLIDQKIEQVLPSKLGKAQRAENYVKQYIEFCENTFSKKLSLKGLTIVLDCANGATYHIAPVIFSNLGANIITVNDEPDGLNINKKAGSVYPKNLQAAVSLHNADIGIAFDGDGDRVIMVDEKGTLVDGDQLLYLIMQFYIKEGYEFGGVVGTHMTNLAFEEKCKSQSIPFARANVGDRYVSEELDRRKWILGGENSGHILVKNLHSTGDGIISALQVLSYLVKNKKSLKSALTEIQLYPQILINIPTENKVNLKSKTVKNAIKESEIIMKGKGRILIRASGTQPLVRVMTEGPLRKEVLKAAKFLTEKIKEII is encoded by the coding sequence GTGAAAAAAAAATATTTTGGTACCGATGGTATTAGGGGAAAAGTAGGAAATTCACCGATTACGGCAGAGTTTTTTGTCAAGTTAGGATACGCCGCTGGGATTGTATTATCACGAATAAATAAACGCAGCAAAAAACCCACGGTAATCATAGGAAAAGATACTCGGATTTCAGGTTACATGCTTGAATCTGCACTTGAGGCTGGATTTTCAAGTGCGGGAGTCAACGTTCTCCTTACTGGACCAATTCCTACACCAGCAATAGCGTATCTAACACGCTCAGGTACAGCTGATTTTGGTGTTGTTATCTCAGCATCTCATAATCCTTATGATGATAATGGAGTCAAATTTTTCTCCTCAAAAGGTTTAAAGTTGTCTGATGAAATCGAATGTGAAATTGAATCTTTAATTGATCAAAAAATAGAGCAAGTTTTACCTAGCAAATTGGGTAAGGCACAAAGAGCAGAAAATTATGTAAAGCAATATATTGAATTCTGTGAAAATACTTTCTCAAAAAAATTATCTTTAAAAGGGCTAACCATTGTTTTAGATTGTGCTAATGGTGCAACCTATCATATAGCCCCTGTTATTTTTTCTAATCTCGGTGCAAATATTATTACTGTTAATGATGAACCGGACGGTTTGAACATTAATAAAAAGGCAGGTTCTGTATATCCAAAAAATTTACAGGCAGCAGTATCTTTACATAATGCAGATATAGGAATTGCATTTGATGGGGATGGTGACCGTGTGATTATGGTTGATGAAAAGGGAACGCTAGTCGATGGCGATCAGTTACTTTATTTGATAATGCAATTTTATATTAAAGAAGGTTATGAATTTGGTGGAGTTGTTGGAACTCATATGACTAATTTAGCTTTCGAAGAAAAGTGCAAATCGCAATCAATTCCTTTTGCTAGGGCAAATGTTGGAGATCGATATGTATCTGAGGAGTTAGATAGAAGGAAGTGGATTTTAGGAGGCGAGAACTCTGGACATATCTTAGTTAAAAATTTACATTCAACTGGAGATGGAATAATTTCAGCCCTACAAGTCTTATCCTATTTAGTAAAAAATAAAAAAAGCTTAAAAAGTGCACTTACTGAAATACAGCTTTATCCTCAAATACTAATCAATATACCTACTGAAAATAAAGTTAATTTAAAATCAAAGACTGTTAAAAATGCTATCAAAGAATCAGAAATTATTATGAAGGGTAAGGGCCGAATATTAATTCGCGCATCTGGTACTCAACCTTTAGTGAGAGTGATGACCGAGGGCCCTTTGCGTAAAGAAGTTTTAAAAGCGGCAAAGTTTTTGACAGAAAAAATTAAAGAAATTATTTAA
- the pstB gene encoding phosphate ABC transporter ATP-binding protein PstB → MVDKKRKHPKEIIKAEANSLNFSYADGTQALKKISLPVYENKITALIGPSGCGKSTFLRCFNRMHDLYPGNKYDGEIILHPDNTNILDKRVDPIEVRMRISMVFQKPNPFPKSIYENVAYGLRVRGEKNKRVLDDKVEEALKGASLWDEVKKRLHDLAFNLSGGQQQRLCIARALATDPEIMLFDEPTSALDPIATMNIEELMAGLKEKLSILIVTHNMQQAARISDYTAYMYLGELVEHDETDKVFTNPSKKETEDYITGKFG, encoded by the coding sequence ATGGTAGATAAAAAAAGAAAGCATCCCAAGGAAATTATTAAAGCAGAAGCTAATTCTCTTAATTTTTCTTATGCGGATGGAACTCAGGCACTTAAAAAAATAAGTCTGCCCGTTTATGAGAATAAGATAACTGCCTTAATTGGTCCTTCTGGGTGTGGTAAATCAACTTTCTTAAGATGTTTTAATCGTATGCATGATTTATACCCTGGGAATAAATATGATGGTGAAATCATTCTTCATCCAGATAATACAAATATCTTAGATAAGCGCGTAGATCCTATTGAAGTTAGAATGCGAATCAGCATGGTGTTTCAAAAACCAAATCCATTTCCTAAATCAATATATGAAAACGTTGCATACGGATTACGTGTTCGTGGTGAAAAAAATAAACGAGTGCTTGATGATAAAGTTGAAGAGGCTCTTAAAGGCGCTTCTTTATGGGATGAGGTGAAAAAAAGGCTTCACGATCTTGCATTCAACCTTTCAGGAGGGCAACAACAAAGATTGTGTATTGCTAGAGCTTTAGCGACTGATCCTGAAATCATGTTGTTTGATGAGCCAACCTCAGCTCTTGATCCGATAGCAACGATGAATATTGAAGAATTAATGGCTGGTTTAAAAGAAAAATTATCTATTTTAATTGTGACACACAATATGCAACAAGCAGCTAGAATTTCTGACTATACTGCCTATATGTACCTCGGAGAATTAGTAGAACACGATGAAACAGATAAGGTGTTTACCAACCCCAGTAAAAAGGAAACTGAAGATTACATTACCGGTAAGTTTGGATAA
- the pstA gene encoding phosphate ABC transporter permease PstA translates to MANNKVEIENNLTLIRSLITKHKRHDHIFAGVGMFIIISLTITLLVLFLDLVFDGYPRFNLDFLTNFPSRRATAAGILSAWVGSSLVLIVTFFAAVPLGIAAGVYLEEYAKKNWFSDLIEINVTNLAGVPSIIYGLLALGLFVYSFGLGQTILTAGLTLALLMLPIVIVATREAIRAIPIHIREAAYAVGATKWQVSLHHVIQYSYGGILTGVIIGMARAIGETAPVITIGALTFIAFLPPSPVGLEPPFINFEWLEAGFTVLPIQMFNWISRPQMAFHVNAAATGAIIILLTLLMNGLAIKIRYNIRKKIKW, encoded by the coding sequence ATGGCTAATAATAAAGTTGAGATAGAAAATAATTTAACCCTGATTAGGTCATTAATTACCAAGCACAAAAGGCATGATCATATTTTTGCCGGTGTGGGTATGTTTATCATTATTTCCTTAACTATCACTTTATTAGTTTTATTTTTAGATCTTGTTTTTGATGGTTACCCTCGATTTAATTTAGATTTTTTAACAAACTTCCCTTCCAGACGCGCAACGGCTGCGGGTATTTTATCTGCTTGGGTAGGTTCGTCACTTGTACTAATTGTTACTTTTTTTGCTGCAGTACCACTTGGTATTGCTGCTGGTGTTTATCTTGAAGAATATGCAAAGAAAAATTGGTTTTCAGATTTAATTGAAATTAATGTCACAAATTTAGCAGGCGTTCCTTCAATTATCTATGGCCTTCTAGCCCTTGGTCTATTTGTCTATAGTTTTGGGTTAGGCCAAACAATTTTAACTGCGGGATTAACGTTAGCATTATTAATGTTACCTATTGTGATCGTAGCAACTCGAGAGGCTATAAGAGCCATTCCAATTCATATCAGAGAAGCCGCTTATGCAGTCGGTGCCACAAAATGGCAAGTCTCACTTCATCATGTTATTCAATATTCTTATGGTGGAATCCTTACCGGTGTCATTATTGGAATGGCGAGAGCTATAGGTGAAACTGCGCCCGTTATAACCATTGGTGCTTTAACTTTTATCGCTTTTCTCCCTCCAAGTCCTGTTGGATTAGAGCCACCATTTATCAATTTTGAATGGCTAGAAGCAGGCTTTACTGTGCTCCCTATTCAAATGTTTAATTGGATCTCAAGACCACAAATGGCATTTCATGTAAATGCTGCTGCGACTGGAGCAATTATAATTTTATTAACATTGTTAATGAATGGATTAGCAATTAAAATTCGATACAACATCAGGAAGAAAATTAAATGGTAG
- the pstC gene encoding phosphate ABC transporter permease subunit PstC, translated as MTKLEKSVVSPRLAKNLRRNILERFIEFGLLCSGIFAIFITLAIIYVLVSEAIPFFQHVSLYDFLTDTVWTPNYSIKHYGIMALVSGTLTTTFIALFVAVPLGTITAIYLSEFATHKVRETIKPVLELLVGVPTVVFGYFALMLVTPLLQKIYPDLTTFNMLGPGIVMGIMIVPYIASVAEDAMRAVPMAMREGAYAMGATRFQTAVKVITPAAISGIIAAYILAISRAVGETMIVAIAAGQQPNFTFNPVESAATITSYIVSVALGDLEHGGIGFQSIFAAGLTLLIMTLMFNIIGHAVRKKFAERY; from the coding sequence ATGACAAAATTAGAAAAATCAGTGGTTAGCCCTCGTCTAGCTAAAAATTTACGTCGTAATATACTCGAGAGATTTATTGAGTTTGGTCTTCTTTGTTCTGGGATCTTTGCTATCTTTATCACGCTTGCTATTATTTATGTCTTAGTATCTGAAGCCATTCCATTCTTCCAGCATGTGAGTCTTTATGACTTTCTAACCGATACCGTTTGGACACCCAATTACTCCATTAAGCATTACGGAATTATGGCGCTTGTTTCAGGAACGCTAACAACTACTTTTATTGCTTTATTTGTCGCAGTCCCATTAGGCACAATCACGGCCATTTATTTATCCGAGTTCGCAACGCATAAAGTCAGGGAAACGATAAAGCCTGTTTTGGAGTTATTAGTTGGCGTGCCAACCGTTGTATTTGGCTATTTTGCACTCATGTTAGTCACTCCCCTTTTACAAAAAATATACCCCGACCTCACCACATTCAATATGTTGGGACCTGGAATTGTCATGGGAATAATGATCGTGCCTTACATTGCATCGGTTGCAGAAGATGCTATGAGAGCGGTGCCTATGGCCATGAGAGAGGGTGCTTACGCGATGGGAGCAACTAGATTTCAAACGGCTGTTAAGGTCATTACGCCAGCTGCAATTTCAGGCATTATTGCAGCCTATATTCTTGCGATTAGTAGAGCTGTGGGTGAAACAATGATTGTTGCTATTGCGGCGGGTCAACAACCTAACTTTACTTTCAACCCAGTTGAAAGTGCTGCAACCATTACCTCCTACATTGTATCGGTTGCATTGGGAGATTTAGAGCATGGAGGGATTGGTTTTCAAAGCATTTTTGCCGCAGGCCTAACATTACTGATTATGACGTTAATGTTTAACATTATTGGGCACGCCGTTCGTAAGAAATTTGCTGAGAGGTATTAA
- a CDS encoding PstS family phosphate ABC transporter substrate-binding protein has protein sequence MKSLNLKKLSAAALLSAGILSMPATAAVDIVKVDGSSTVYPITEAVAEEFQIATRIKVTVGVSGTGGGFKKFCRGETVVSNASRPIKAKEIEKCKEAGISFIEIPVAYDALSVVINKKNDWAKDMTTQELKKMWEPAAQGKITKWSQIREGWPETPLRLYGPGADSGTFDYFTEAVIEESKAIRGDFTASEDDNVLVKGVSGDKGGIAYFGLAYYEENKNLLKAVAIANATGEFVLPSLKTVMNGSYNPLSRPLFIYLNATKAAFDPNVKKFVEFYLKHVAELSKEVGYVPFNEQEYAAISNHYKTLQTGTAYKKPEIGLSVKQILELSAANND, from the coding sequence ATGAAATCACTTAATCTTAAAAAACTGAGTGCTGCTGCTTTATTGAGTGCAGGCATACTTTCTATGCCAGCAACAGCTGCCGTCGATATTGTAAAAGTTGACGGCTCCAGCACGGTTTATCCAATTACTGAAGCAGTTGCTGAAGAGTTTCAAATTGCGACACGTATCAAGGTTACTGTAGGTGTATCAGGAACGGGTGGTGGTTTTAAAAAGTTTTGTCGAGGAGAGACTGTCGTCTCAAATGCTTCAAGACCAATTAAGGCAAAAGAAATAGAGAAGTGTAAAGAAGCTGGAATTTCATTCATCGAAATACCCGTAGCATACGATGCCTTAAGTGTTGTTATCAACAAAAAAAATGACTGGGCTAAAGATATGACAACTCAAGAATTAAAAAAAATGTGGGAGCCTGCAGCCCAAGGAAAAATAACAAAATGGAGCCAGATAAGAGAGGGTTGGCCTGAAACTCCCTTGAGACTTTATGGTCCAGGCGCAGATTCAGGAACTTTTGATTATTTTACAGAAGCAGTTATCGAAGAATCAAAGGCGATTAGAGGCGACTTTACTGCTTCAGAAGATGATAACGTATTAGTGAAAGGGGTATCTGGAGATAAGGGCGGAATTGCTTACTTTGGCCTAGCTTATTATGAGGAAAATAAAAATTTGCTCAAAGCAGTTGCAATTGCGAATGCAACAGGTGAGTTTGTGCTGCCAAGCCTTAAAACAGTTATGAACGGCTCTTATAACCCCTTATCAAGACCTCTATTCATATACCTAAATGCAACCAAAGCTGCCTTTGATCCGAACGTGAAAAAGTTTGTTGAATTTTATTTAAAGCATGTTGCAGAACTTTCAAAAGAGGTAGGCTATGTACCATTTAATGAGCAAGAATATGCAGCTATTTCTAATCACTATAAAACTCTACAAACAGGAACAGCTTACAAAAAACCTGAGATTGGTTTGTCTGTAAAGCAGATACTAGAATTGTCAGCCGCGAATAATGACTAG
- the prfB gene encoding peptide chain release factor 2 (programmed frameshift) produces the protein MEQDELQILAQQIQAIDTKFQTLRGYLDLGAKSKRIAELEELQQDPKTWSDRSLNEKIGKEKRSLENIVNQADELTHQIKDNQELFDLAKEEGDKETLKTIQSDTEKISKLVEDVEFKRMFSNPMDPNNCFIDFQSGSGGTEAQDWANMLLRMYIRYAEQKSFKVEVLELSDGEVAGIKGASIKISGDFAYGYFRTESGIHRLVRKSPFDSGSRRHTSFAGVNVFPEIDDSIEIDVNPADLRIDTYRASGAGGQHINKTDSAVRITHVPTNTVVQCQNDRSQHRNKAEAMNMLKAQLYAIELNKRNEEKQAVEDAKSDIGWGHQIRSYVLDQSRIKDLRTGVEVGNTQGVLDGDLDPFISESLKQGV, from the exons ATGGAACAAGACGAGTTACAAATTCTGGCGCAACAAATTCAAGCAATAGATACAAAATTCCAAACCTTACGGGGGTATCTT GACCTAGGAGCAAAATCTAAAAGAATTGCTGAGTTAGAAGAACTTCAACAAGATCCAAAAACCTGGTCCGATCGTTCGTTAAATGAAAAGATTGGTAAGGAGAAACGTAGCTTGGAAAATATTGTTAATCAGGCAGATGAACTCACGCATCAGATAAAGGATAATCAAGAATTATTTGACCTAGCAAAGGAAGAGGGCGACAAAGAAACTCTAAAGACCATTCAGAGTGATACAGAAAAAATTTCAAAGCTTGTTGAGGATGTTGAATTTAAAAGAATGTTTTCAAATCCTATGGATCCGAATAATTGCTTTATTGATTTTCAGTCAGGAAGTGGAGGAACAGAAGCTCAAGACTGGGCAAATATGTTGCTTAGGATGTATATAAGGTATGCAGAACAAAAATCATTCAAGGTTGAGGTTTTAGAATTATCTGACGGAGAGGTAGCGGGTATTAAGGGCGCGTCCATTAAAATTTCAGGTGATTTTGCTTACGGATACTTTAGAACAGAGTCAGGCATTCATCGTCTCGTTAGAAAATCTCCATTTGATTCAGGAAGTCGTAGACATACCTCATTTGCTGGAGTTAATGTTTTTCCTGAAATAGACGATTCAATTGAAATTGATGTAAACCCTGCCGACCTTCGGATTGATACTTATCGTGCCTCTGGTGCAGGAGGTCAGCATATTAACAAAACAGATTCTGCTGTTAGAATTACACATGTGCCAACTAATACAGTTGTTCAATGTCAAAATGATCGTTCACAACACAGAAATAAGGCTGAGGCAATGAATATGCTAAAAGCCCAGCTTTATGCAATAGAATTAAATAAAAGAAATGAAGAAAAACAAGCGGTAGAAGATGCTAAAAGTGATATTGGATGGGGGCATCAAATTCGAAGTTATGTTCTTGATCAATCGAGAATTAAAGATTTAAGAACGGGTGTGGAAGTTGGAAATACACAAGGGGTATTAGATGGAGATCTAGACCCATTTATAAGTGAAAGTTTAAAGCAAGGGGTATAA
- the lysS gene encoding lysine--tRNA ligase, producing the protein MSKEPNQNNEPVVDENSIISERRSKLDELRKLGIAFPNQFKPENLSSELHKNFDEDDKETLEKKGIEVSVSGRMMLKRVMGKASFATIQDNNGRIQLYVARDFINSDDNPELYAQFKKWDLGDIVGAKGKLFKTRTNELTIEVTEIVLLTKSIRPLPEKFHGLSDQETKYRQRYVDLIVNDDTKKTFLNRSKIISNIRAFMEEHEFLEVETPMLHPIPGGATARPFETHHNALDMDMYLRIAPELYLKRLVVGGFDRVFEINRNFRNEGLSVRHNPEFTMMEFYAAYTEYKWLMNFTEDCIRDVTKRILGTLKVKYQDKIIDFEKPFERLTLVEAIMKYSSQFSETQLNDIDFIKSHLSKNGENLSDSSGLGAYQLALFELEAEVKLWDPTYIIDYPTEVSPLARASDTNNAITERFELFIAGREIANGFSELNDAEDQAKRFQMQVAAKDAGDEEAMYYDADFIRALEYGLPPTGGCGVGIDRLVMLLTDSPSIRDVILFPHMRAE; encoded by the coding sequence TTGAGTAAAGAACCTAATCAAAATAATGAGCCTGTAGTGGATGAAAATTCAATTATTTCTGAGAGGAGAAGTAAGCTTGATGAATTGAGAAAATTAGGGATTGCTTTTCCAAATCAATTTAAACCAGAAAATTTATCATCAGAACTTCATAAAAACTTTGATGAGGATGATAAAGAAACACTCGAAAAAAAAGGCATTGAAGTATCTGTTTCAGGCAGGATGATGCTCAAGCGTGTTATGGGTAAGGCGAGTTTCGCAACTATCCAAGATAATAATGGAAGAATTCAGCTTTATGTGGCGAGAGATTTTATTAACTCAGATGACAATCCAGAACTTTATGCGCAATTTAAAAAATGGGATTTGGGAGATATTGTTGGTGCTAAAGGAAAATTGTTTAAAACTAGAACCAATGAATTAACCATTGAAGTAACTGAAATTGTATTGCTTACCAAGTCAATTCGTCCCTTACCGGAAAAATTTCATGGTTTATCAGATCAGGAAACAAAGTATAGGCAAAGATATGTTGATCTTATTGTTAATGATGACACAAAAAAAACTTTCTTAAATCGTTCGAAAATTATCTCTAACATTAGGGCCTTTATGGAAGAGCATGAATTTTTAGAGGTTGAAACACCTATGCTTCATCCTATACCAGGTGGCGCAACGGCAAGACCGTTTGAGACTCATCATAATGCACTTGATATGGATATGTATTTGAGAATAGCGCCAGAGTTGTATCTTAAGAGATTGGTTGTGGGTGGTTTTGATCGTGTATTTGAAATTAACCGTAATTTTAGGAATGAGGGTTTAAGCGTAAGACACAACCCTGAATTTACGATGATGGAATTTTACGCGGCTTATACTGAATACAAATGGTTGATGAATTTTACAGAGGATTGTATTCGAGATGTGACAAAGCGAATATTGGGGACACTAAAAGTAAAATATCAAGATAAAATAATTGATTTTGAAAAACCATTTGAAAGACTGACATTGGTTGAAGCGATTATGAAATATTCATCGCAATTTAGTGAGACACAACTTAACGACATCGACTTTATTAAATCACATCTTTCAAAAAATGGTGAAAATTTATCAGATAGCTCAGGTTTAGGTGCATATCAATTAGCTTTGTTTGAATTAGAAGCAGAAGTAAAATTATGGGACCCTACATATATCATTGATTATCCTACGGAGGTTTCGCCACTTGCAAGAGCTTCAGATACTAATAATGCTATTACTGAAAGATTTGAGTTATTTATTGCGGGTAGAGAGATTGCTAATGGTTTTTCAGAGTTAAATGATGCGGAAGATCAGGCTAAGCGTTTTCAAATGCAAGTTGCTGCAAAAGATGCTGGGGACGAGGAAGCAATGTATTATGACGCTGATTTCATTAGAGCTTTAGAATATGGCCTTCCCCCTACAGGTGGATGTGGGGTGGGTATTGATCGTTTAGTTATGTTATTAACCGATAGCCCAAGCATAAGAGATGTAATTTTGTTCCCACATATGAGAGCGGAATAA
- a CDS encoding carbonic anhydrase: MSTAKNINRTNLLPKDALDLLVQGNQRFIKNEQQDKNLSEIREALKNNQQPFAAILGCSDSRVAPELIFDQTLGDLFSVRLAGNVACRKAIGSLEYSCKYLGSKIILVMGHSNCGAVKAACDNFEEGNITEIIKLLQPAVSEETTTPDPDRNAKNSEFVSNVCFLNVKKQIQNIINQSDILRDLLDKKQIGIIGAVYNFASGQVEFDLQNASL, from the coding sequence ATGAGTACTGCAAAGAATATTAATCGTACTAATTTATTGCCCAAAGATGCATTAGATCTTCTTGTGCAAGGAAATCAAAGATTTATTAAAAACGAACAGCAAGATAAAAATTTATCTGAAATACGTGAAGCACTTAAAAATAATCAGCAACCGTTTGCAGCTATTCTTGGTTGTAGTGATTCAAGAGTTGCACCTGAACTTATTTTTGACCAAACTTTAGGTGATCTATTTAGTGTGCGCCTAGCTGGAAATGTTGCCTGTAGAAAAGCAATTGGCAGCTTAGAGTATTCCTGTAAATATCTGGGTTCAAAAATTATTTTGGTGATGGGTCATTCTAATTGTGGCGCGGTAAAAGCAGCATGTGATAATTTCGAAGAGGGTAACATTACTGAAATTATTAAGCTGTTACAACCTGCAGTTTCTGAAGAAACAACGACACCTGATCCAGATAGAAATGCTAAAAATAGTGAGTTTGTTTCTAATGTTTGTTTTTTGAATGTGAAAAAACAGATACAAAATATTATTAATCAAAGTGATATTCTTAGAGATCTGCTTGATAAAAAACAAATTGGCATCATTGGTGCTGTTTATAATTTTGCTTCAGGTCAGGTTGAATTTGATCTTCAAAATGCTTCTCTTTAA
- a CDS encoding putative porin: MKTNLIKGLVMSALAFSVPVFSDTTEDLVNALVTKGILTEDEAALLTKQNASESKARDQKVKSKLSISKYLDEGKLYGDIRVRQEWRSADEYGGNDSVDRSRQRYKVTLGFKTKISENWFTDLALAMGSKGRSDNATLGGGGYAEAKEEIFVKRAMLGWNPTDWLTLQAGRIKNPLYTKPMIWDKDLTWDGVSWKTKYKMSKQTTISTTGGVNTMQGDDTQSRESTDKNSQYQLSAQVFGKHKFDAKSGPSFKTGLTYTMYTNSDGGVYDKDGNTAQVFNPSAEGNDAQTSINDLSLIEIPADYKMMVKPGLGMTIFGDYAYNIDGDDRRKAAIDAYGINGGSDDSSAYMLGIGFGSYKDFKALDKGKQKKGDWKGNLWYQEVGTYSVDPNHVDSDIFDSKVNLKGIAFKGQYMIEDNVKFNIAYAHGEINDKSVGCTPGVAGDTKMCIDSMDLLQLDVTYKW; encoded by the coding sequence ATGAAGACAAATTTAATTAAAGGTTTAGTGATGTCAGCATTAGCTTTTTCAGTGCCTGTATTTTCAGATACTACTGAAGATTTGGTTAATGCGCTTGTCACTAAGGGTATTTTAACTGAAGACGAAGCAGCCCTACTTACAAAGCAAAATGCAAGTGAAAGTAAAGCACGTGATCAAAAAGTGAAAAGTAAGTTGTCGATTAGTAAATACCTCGATGAAGGAAAACTTTACGGTGATATTAGGGTAAGACAGGAATGGAGAAGTGCGGATGAGTATGGTGGCAATGATTCTGTTGATCGAAGTAGGCAACGTTACAAAGTTACTCTGGGCTTTAAAACTAAAATTTCTGAAAATTGGTTTACAGATCTTGCCCTTGCGATGGGTTCAAAAGGTAGATCTGATAATGCAACTTTAGGTGGTGGTGGTTATGCAGAAGCTAAAGAAGAAATATTTGTTAAACGTGCGATGCTTGGTTGGAACCCGACTGATTGGCTGACATTGCAAGCAGGTCGAATTAAAAATCCTTTATATACAAAACCAATGATTTGGGATAAGGATCTGACATGGGATGGTGTTTCATGGAAAACTAAATATAAAATGAGTAAGCAAACAACTATTTCAACGACTGGTGGTGTTAATACAATGCAGGGTGATGATACGCAGAGTAGAGAAAGTACTGATAAAAATTCACAATATCAGCTTTCAGCTCAAGTATTTGGTAAGCATAAATTTGATGCAAAATCTGGTCCCTCATTTAAAACAGGCCTAACTTATACAATGTATACGAATAGTGATGGTGGCGTGTATGATAAAGATGGTAATACAGCACAAGTTTTTAATCCATCTGCTGAAGGTAATGACGCACAAACTTCTATAAACGATCTTTCATTAATCGAAATACCTGCTGATTATAAGATGATGGTTAAACCTGGTTTAGGCATGACGATATTTGGTGACTACGCTTATAACATAGATGGCGATGACCGAAGAAAAGCAGCGATTGATGCTTATGGGATTAATGGTGGATCTGATGATAGCTCAGCATATATGCTAGGTATCGGTTTTGGCTCTTACAAAGACTTTAAAGCTTTAGATAAAGGCAAGCAGAAAAAAGGTGATTGGAAAGGTAACTTATGGTACCAAGAAGTAGGGACCTATTCAGTTGACCCTAATCATGTTGATTCCGATATCTTTGATTCAAAAGTTAACTTAAAAGGAATTGCATTTAAAGGGCAATACATGATTGAAGACAATGTTAAATTTAATATTGCCTACGCTCATGGTGAAATTAACGATAAATCTGTAGGCTGTACTCCAGGTGTTGCTGGCGATACAAAAATGTGTATAGACTCTATGGATTTGCTCCAACTAGATGTGACCTATAAATGGTAG